A genome region from Rhodopseudomonas boonkerdii includes the following:
- a CDS encoding flagellar hook-basal body complex protein gives MGIFGALTTSVAGLRANSYALENISGNIANSQTTAFKRIDTSFTDLIPDTGTNAQLAGSVNAGSRSTNTIAGSVQSASVATYMAINGDGFFAVQKPGNVSDSTPIFDGVNKYTRRGDFSLDKNGYLVNGAGYYLQGVKIDPTTGNPAGSTPEVLRFQNDFLPSQATTKIDYRANLASYPLTADHQTAVPGSELLRPADYISNPRVLGTAATPFGNKAVAGNARNNAATTPVPISANTSLVTVAGTDSLTSGFANNDTLILKTSNAGTTTTHTIQFYTGAAPAPVAGTTFVQLDSVPPPTVGDLLAQIDTLTGNTNPASSVDANGVVTINSGVANDFTLAAGSSTTAVAAFQAMGFSGTLLGNRTGGGTAGTGIVIGSDNQTFLDQSIAGGATTAYDGNGAPVSLQFRWAKVESATLGGTDTWNLFYQTNASATGGQAAWVNVGTDFKFGPDGQMQPVIGQLTLTGLTVSGKSLGNVTMAFGTGGLTQFADTNGNVQVNQLQQDGYAAGQLKSVSVSNEGRVVGSYSNGRNIDLAEVSIATFNGANFLKRIDGGAFEVTNESGEALYGKGGSISGSSLESSNTDIADEFTKLIITQQAYSANTKVITTTNTMVQDLLNVMR, from the coding sequence ATGGGTATCTTCGGCGCTCTCACCACGTCCGTTGCGGGCCTGCGGGCGAACTCCTATGCACTGGAGAACATCTCCGGCAACATCGCCAACTCGCAGACCACCGCTTTCAAGCGGATCGATACCAGCTTCACCGATCTCATTCCGGACACCGGCACCAACGCGCAGCTCGCGGGCAGCGTGAATGCGGGATCGCGCAGCACGAACACCATCGCTGGATCGGTGCAGTCGGCTTCGGTCGCCACCTATATGGCGATCAATGGCGATGGCTTCTTCGCCGTGCAGAAGCCGGGCAACGTGTCCGACTCCACGCCGATCTTCGACGGTGTCAACAAATACACCCGCCGCGGCGACTTCTCGCTCGATAAGAACGGTTATCTCGTCAACGGCGCCGGCTACTATCTGCAGGGCGTGAAGATCGATCCGACCACGGGCAACCCCGCGGGTTCGACACCGGAAGTACTGCGTTTCCAGAACGACTTCCTGCCGTCGCAGGCGACCACCAAAATCGATTACCGCGCCAACCTTGCCAGCTATCCGCTGACGGCCGATCACCAGACGGCCGTTCCCGGCTCCGAGTTGCTGCGTCCGGCTGACTACATTTCGAATCCGCGTGTGCTCGGCACCGCGGCGACGCCGTTCGGCAACAAGGCCGTGGCCGGCAATGCCCGCAACAATGCTGCGACCACTCCGGTGCCGATCTCGGCCAACACTTCGCTCGTGACGGTTGCCGGCACGGACTCGCTGACTTCCGGCTTTGCGAACAATGATACGCTGATCCTGAAAACGTCGAATGCGGGTACCACGACAACCCACACCATTCAATTCTACACTGGCGCCGCGCCCGCGCCGGTGGCGGGCACCACCTTTGTCCAGCTGGACTCGGTGCCGCCGCCGACGGTCGGCGATCTGCTCGCCCAGATCGATACGCTGACCGGCAACACCAATCCGGCATCCAGCGTCGATGCGAACGGCGTCGTAACCATTAATTCAGGCGTCGCCAACGACTTCACGCTTGCGGCGGGTTCTTCGACGACCGCGGTGGCGGCGTTCCAGGCCATGGGCTTCAGTGGCACGCTGCTGGGCAACCGCACCGGCGGCGGGACGGCGGGGACCGGCATCGTGATTGGCAGCGACAATCAGACCTTCCTCGATCAGTCGATCGCCGGCGGCGCGACCACCGCCTATGACGGCAACGGCGCGCCGGTCAGCTTGCAGTTCCGTTGGGCGAAGGTGGAATCCGCTACGCTGGGCGGCACCGATACCTGGAACCTGTTCTACCAGACCAATGCATCCGCGACGGGCGGGCAGGCAGCATGGGTGAATGTCGGCACCGACTTCAAGTTCGGTCCCGACGGCCAGATGCAGCCGGTGATCGGTCAGCTCACGCTGACGGGTCTGACCGTGTCGGGCAAGTCGCTTGGCAATGTCACAATGGCGTTCGGCACCGGCGGTCTGACGCAATTCGCCGATACCAACGGCAATGTGCAGGTCAATCAGTTGCAGCAGGACGGCTACGCCGCAGGTCAGCTCAAGAGCGTCTCGGTGAGCAACGAAGGCCGCGTGGTCGGCAGCTACTCCAACGGCCGCAACATCGATCTCGCGGAAGTCAGCATCGCCACCTTCAACGGCGCCAACTTTCTCAAGCGGATCGACGGCGGTGCATTCGAGGTGACCAACGAGTCCGGCGAAGCGCTGTACGGCAAGGGCGGCAGTATCTCGGGCTCGTCGCTGGAATCGTCGAACACCGACATCGCCGACGAATTCACCAAGCTCATCATCACGCAGCAGGCCTATTCGGCCAACACCAAGGTCATCACGACGACGAACACCATGGTGCAGGATCTGCTGAACGTCATGCGCTAA
- the msrB gene encoding peptide-methionine (R)-S-oxide reductase MsrB: MIDRRLLLSTAAGIAGFLSLKWLTGSSARAASDEKFEVMKTDEEWRKQLTPQQYEILRKEGTERPFSSPLLKEKRKGIFACAGCDNPLFSSDTKFESGTGWPSFWKPLDNAVGERKDTSYGMVRTEIHCRRCGGHLGHVFDDGPKPTGLRYCMDGFAMVFKPATPSAT, translated from the coding sequence ATGATCGACCGCCGTCTGCTCCTGTCCACAGCCGCTGGCATTGCCGGTTTCCTGTCGCTGAAATGGCTGACGGGGTCGTCCGCTCGCGCTGCCTCCGACGAAAAATTCGAGGTCATGAAGACCGACGAGGAGTGGCGCAAGCAACTGACGCCGCAGCAATACGAGATCCTTCGCAAGGAGGGTACCGAACGGCCGTTCTCCAGCCCGCTGTTGAAGGAGAAGCGCAAGGGTATCTTCGCCTGTGCCGGCTGCGACAATCCGCTGTTTTCGTCCGATACCAAATTTGAGAGTGGCACGGGTTGGCCGAGCTTCTGGAAGCCGCTCGACAATGCCGTGGGCGAACGCAAGGATACCAGCTACGGCATGGTCCGCACCGAGATTCACTGCCGTCGCTGCGGCGGCCATCTCGGCCACGTGTTTGACGATGGCCCGAAGCCTACCGGCCTGCGCTATTGCATGGATGGCTTCGCCATGGTGTTCAAACCGGCGACGCCCTCGGCGACGTAA
- a CDS encoding NAD(P)/FAD-dependent oxidoreductase, giving the protein MTVASASVTFGPDVAEEDRVRLAHPLDTDVCVIGAGLAGLSIALEAAKLGASVAVLEGRHVGWNASGHQLGTVTPGFGLPLADLIARVGLEDAREMWALSQQGAEAVRARATGDVIPDLAFSEGALEVSNVDAGEKLIARLQMLNEDFDTVAEGWQIERVREALKTQRYFHGVYYPKAFQIDGRKYLMGLATLAKQAGVRIFEDTPAISLDAAGVMKRIVTPSAQLRAQYVVLAGNVHLGSPAQRLSDTLLPIWRYAGITEPLGERLAEAIAFQGSVSDSDGMDHFRVVGGDRLMWSSPETTWAARPERFARKIARRIATVFPQLGKVAITESFGGAMGQTVHGMPQIGQIRPGLWVASGFGHQGLNTTAMAGQLIAYGMIARDDRTRLFAPFELVWAGGRLGRIVGHGVGVWQRQVATLQGTLARYRERAGERERIREARLAEANARAGTGGPIA; this is encoded by the coding sequence ATGACTGTAGCTTCCGCAAGCGTGACATTTGGACCCGACGTGGCTGAAGAGGACCGCGTGCGGCTGGCCCATCCGCTGGATACGGATGTCTGCGTGATCGGCGCCGGGCTCGCCGGGCTGTCGATCGCACTGGAGGCTGCGAAGCTCGGCGCCAGCGTGGCGGTGCTGGAAGGCCGTCATGTCGGCTGGAACGCGTCCGGCCATCAGCTGGGTACGGTGACGCCGGGCTTCGGCCTGCCGCTTGCCGATTTGATTGCACGGGTCGGGCTCGAGGACGCCCGTGAGATGTGGGCGCTGTCACAACAGGGCGCTGAAGCTGTCCGCGCACGCGCGACGGGAGATGTCATTCCGGATCTTGCATTCAGCGAGGGTGCGCTCGAAGTCTCCAATGTCGATGCCGGCGAGAAGTTGATTGCGCGGCTGCAGATGTTGAACGAGGATTTCGACACGGTGGCCGAAGGCTGGCAGATCGAACGCGTGCGCGAAGCGCTGAAGACACAGCGCTACTTCCATGGCGTCTATTATCCGAAAGCGTTCCAGATCGACGGCCGCAAATATCTGATGGGTCTGGCGACGCTGGCAAAGCAGGCGGGCGTACGCATCTTCGAGGATACGCCTGCAATCAGCCTCGATGCTGCCGGCGTGATGAAGCGCATCGTCACGCCCTCGGCGCAGCTGCGGGCGCAGTATGTGGTGCTGGCCGGCAATGTGCATCTCGGCTCGCCGGCGCAGCGGCTGTCCGACACGCTGCTGCCGATCTGGCGCTATGCCGGCATCACGGAGCCGCTCGGCGAGCGGCTGGCGGAGGCGATTGCGTTTCAGGGCTCGGTGAGCGACAGCGACGGCATGGACCATTTCCGCGTTGTGGGTGGCGATCGCCTGATGTGGTCGAGTCCGGAGACGACCTGGGCGGCGAGGCCGGAACGCTTTGCACGCAAGATCGCGCGGCGGATCGCGACGGTGTTTCCGCAGCTCGGCAAGGTGGCCATCACCGAGAGCTTCGGCGGTGCCATGGGACAGACCGTGCATGGCATGCCGCAGATCGGACAGATACGGCCGGGCCTGTGGGTCGCCAGCGGTTTCGGCCATCAGGGGCTCAACACCACGGCCATGGCCGGGCAGCTGATTGCGTATGGCATGATCGCCCGCGATGATCGCACCAGACTGTTTGCTCCGTTCGAGCTGGTCTGGGCGGGCGGCAGGCTGGGTCGCATCGTCGGTCACGGGGTGGGAGTCTGGCAGCGTCAGGTCGCGACGCTGCAGGGCACGCTGGCCCGTTATCGTGAGCGGGCAGGGGAACGGGAACGGATCCGCGAAGCACGGCTGGCGGAGGCCAATGCCCGTGCCGGGACCGGCGGTCCGATCGCCTAG
- a CDS encoding SixA phosphatase family protein translates to MRRLMLLRHAKTETDAPSGKDFDRRLDERGRHDAPLIGAWLSSHPPPPDMVCVSTAMRTRQTWDLVSAAMPSNKPTVEYVDELYGAGLEELLAVIRDAAVQDPRRLMLIGHNPGLHEMALGLMMSGKQGGDAAGRKALADNLPTGSLALIDFDIDDWNDIAFRSGTLVQFVSPKLLKDDGQ, encoded by the coding sequence ATGCGCCGATTGATGCTGCTCCGTCACGCCAAAACCGAAACGGATGCGCCGAGCGGCAAGGATTTCGACCGTCGCCTCGACGAACGCGGCCGTCATGACGCTCCCCTGATCGGCGCTTGGCTCAGCAGTCACCCGCCGCCCCCCGATATGGTCTGCGTCTCCACCGCAATGCGTACGCGCCAGACCTGGGATCTCGTATCGGCCGCGATGCCGTCCAACAAGCCGACGGTCGAATATGTGGATGAACTCTATGGTGCCGGCCTCGAGGAACTGCTCGCGGTAATCCGCGATGCCGCAGTGCAGGATCCGCGCCGGCTGATGTTGATCGGCCACAATCCCGGACTGCACGAAATGGCACTCGGCCTGATGATGAGCGGCAAGCAGGGCGGCGACGCCGCAGGCCGCAAGGCGCTGGCCGACAATCTGCCCACCGGCAGCCTCGCCCTCATCGACTTCGACATCGATGACTGGAACGACATCGCCTTCCGATCCGGCACGCTGGTGCAGTTCGTCAGCCCGAAACTGCTGAAGGACGACGGTCAATAA
- a CDS encoding universal stress protein — translation MYKSILVPIDLAEIDIAKPAIAQAGLFSKTFGARVRLLNVMPLMPVMLAEYVPADFDTQQRDSSEQALAAVARDCGIDDTHVSSVVRQGGIYHEILEEAAAIRADLIVMTSHRPAMRTYFLGSNAGHVVRYAKCSVLVVRQAPALP, via the coding sequence ATGTACAAATCCATTCTGGTCCCGATTGATCTCGCCGAGATTGACATCGCAAAGCCTGCAATTGCCCAGGCCGGCCTGTTCTCCAAAACCTTTGGCGCCCGGGTACGGCTGCTCAATGTCATGCCGCTGATGCCGGTGATGCTGGCGGAATATGTGCCGGCGGATTTCGACACCCAGCAGCGCGACAGTTCGGAGCAGGCGCTCGCCGCTGTCGCCCGCGACTGCGGCATCGACGACACCCATGTGTCGAGCGTGGTGCGCCAGGGCGGCATCTATCACGAGATCCTCGAAGAGGCAGCAGCCATCAGAGCCGACCTCATCGTGATGACCTCGCACCGCCCGGCCATGCGCACTTATTTTCTCGGTTCCAATGCCGGGCACGTGGTGCGCTATGCGAAGTGCTCGGTGCTGGTGGTGCGGCAGGCTCCGGCTCTCCCGTAA